In Janibacter sp. CX7, a single genomic region encodes these proteins:
- a CDS encoding cysteine dioxygenase family protein: MYTTQSTPVRPTPGVEAFTPVQLLRLTQLFASDPALPDTLGPDPDRPGERTWRLLADSPRLQVWLIRWPVGAGTGWHDHGGARGGFTVVRGTLTEHTRERSVAASELHEGEGRAFGGSHLHDVTNLGREVAISVHAYSPTLAQMTHYDLVDGVLRPSGVEQRQAW; this comes from the coding sequence ATGTACACGACCCAGTCCACCCCTGTCCGCCCGACGCCCGGCGTCGAGGCCTTCACCCCCGTCCAGCTGTTGCGCCTGACCCAGCTCTTCGCCTCCGACCCGGCCCTGCCCGACACGCTCGGGCCGGACCCCGACCGCCCCGGCGAACGCACCTGGCGGCTGCTCGCCGACAGCCCGCGCCTGCAGGTCTGGCTCATCCGGTGGCCCGTCGGCGCCGGCACCGGCTGGCACGACCACGGCGGCGCGCGAGGCGGGTTCACCGTCGTGCGCGGCACCCTGACCGAGCACACCCGGGAGCGGTCCGTCGCGGCCTCCGAGCTGCACGAAGGGGAGGGGCGCGCCTTCGGCGGCAGCCACCTCCACGACGTCACCAACCTCGGTCGCGAGGTGGCCATCTCGGTGCACGCCTACAGCCCGACGCTGGCGCAGATGACCCACTACGACCTCGTCGACGGCGTGCTGCGGCCCTCCGGCGTCGAGCAGCGGCAGGCGTGGTGA
- a CDS encoding rhodanese-like domain-containing protein, translated as MAAQHDGIDALLADARSRLTRVSPVQAWREVRDGTARLVDIRPAAQRQVEGEVASVLDPWVIERNVLEWRLDPRQEASLPGVTLGDRVIVICQEGYTSSLAADSLRSIGIELATDVVGGFAAWRELGLPVARLRAA; from the coding sequence ATGGCGGCCCAGCACGACGGCATCGACGCCCTCCTCGCCGACGCCCGCTCCCGGCTGACCCGGGTCTCCCCGGTGCAGGCCTGGCGGGAGGTGCGTGACGGCACCGCCCGCCTCGTCGACATCCGTCCGGCGGCGCAACGGCAGGTCGAAGGGGAGGTCGCCAGCGTCCTCGACCCGTGGGTCATCGAGCGCAATGTCCTCGAGTGGCGGCTCGACCCGCGGCAGGAGGCGTCCCTGCCGGGCGTCACCCTCGGTGACCGCGTCATCGTCATCTGCCAGGAGGGCTACACCTCGTCGCTGGCGGCGGACTCCCTGCGCTCCATCGGGATCGAGCTGGCGACGGATGTCGTCGGTGGCTTCGCCGCGTGGCGCGAGCTCGGGCTACCGGTCGCCCGGCTGCGCGCCGCCTGA
- a CDS encoding uracil-DNA glycosylase, with protein MTDDPLLPHPVTGTPFASPVEPGAGWPDDLASAETPVARTAAQVRRLAKGAADQELDARISVCRACPRLVAWREEVATSKRAAFADQPYWGRPVPALGPPDAPVVIVGLAPAAHGANRTGRNFTGDRSGDWLFAALHRAGYASQPESWAAGDGLTLDGVRIIAPVRCAPPQNKPTTTEKQTCAPWLDADLARSAPFVRSIMCLGAIGWDATIAGVRHAGWEVPRPKPTFGHGARAVLRTPEGREVELVGCYHVSQHNTQTGRLTETMLDEVIGSL; from the coding sequence ATGACCGACGACCCGCTGCTGCCGCACCCGGTGACGGGGACTCCCTTCGCCTCGCCGGTGGAGCCCGGGGCCGGCTGGCCGGACGACCTCGCGAGCGCGGAGACGCCCGTGGCCCGCACGGCTGCTCAGGTGCGACGACTGGCGAAGGGAGCGGCCGACCAGGAGCTCGACGCGCGGATCTCGGTCTGCCGCGCCTGCCCCCGTCTCGTCGCGTGGCGCGAGGAGGTGGCGACGAGCAAGCGCGCGGCCTTCGCCGACCAGCCCTACTGGGGGCGACCGGTGCCGGCGCTCGGCCCGCCCGACGCCCCGGTCGTGATCGTCGGGTTGGCACCGGCGGCACACGGGGCCAACCGGACGGGCCGCAACTTCACCGGTGACCGGTCGGGTGACTGGCTCTTCGCCGCGCTGCACCGGGCCGGCTACGCCAGCCAGCCCGAGTCCTGGGCGGCCGGGGACGGACTGACCCTCGACGGCGTGCGGATCATCGCGCCGGTCCGGTGCGCTCCCCCGCAGAACAAGCCCACGACCACTGAGAAGCAGACGTGCGCACCGTGGCTCGACGCGGACCTGGCGAGGAGCGCTCCCTTCGTCCGCTCGATCATGTGCCTGGGTGCGATCGGGTGGGACGCGACCATCGCCGGGGTGCGGCATGCCGGGTGGGAGGTGCCGCGGCCGAAGCCGACGTTCGGCCACGGCGCCCGCGCGGTGCTGCGCACGCCCGAGGGACGCGAGGTGGAGCTCGTCGGCTGCTACCACGTGAGCCAGCACAACACCCAGACCGGCCGGCTCACCGAGACGATGCTCGACGAGGTCATCGGGTCGCTCTGA
- a CDS encoding ribbon-helix-helix protein, CopG family, whose protein sequence is MMRKVTVTLPDELYDVVERARSIEHRSRSEVVQEALRTHFGEPVYHPSDEERRQLLEALEAHRDDPAAVHDWEAVREQLHSSP, encoded by the coding sequence ATGATGCGCAAGGTGACCGTGACCCTGCCGGACGAGCTCTACGACGTGGTCGAGCGGGCCCGCTCGATCGAGCATCGGAGCCGATCAGAGGTCGTCCAGGAGGCACTGCGCACGCACTTCGGCGAACCCGTCTACCACCCGAGTGACGAGGAGCGCCGCCAGCTGCTGGAGGCGCTCGAGGCCCACCGCGACGACCCCGCAGCCGTTCACGACTGGGAGGCTGTCCGCGAGCAGCTGCACTCCAGTCCGTGA
- the ligD gene encoding non-homologous end-joining DNA ligase: MARGEHGDDVHLDVGGRDVRISSPDRVYFPERGETKLDLAHYYLAVGDGILRALRERPTMLHRFPKGVSGAKVHQKRLPKGAPDWVETVRLHFPRYDLHADELCPTELGAIIWAVQMSTVELHPWNVRRADVDRPDEWRIDLDPMPDAPFDRVRRVAGVVHEALDELGVVGFPKTSGGSGLHVYVRVEPRWEFADVRRAALAFAREVERRAPQDVTTTWWRKDRDPAAVFVDYNQNARDHTIAAAYSVRGNARGTVSTPISWDEIADVEPQDCTIATVPARFARVGDLHASIDDVAHDLTPLLEWAERDEAAGHEGPADPGD, from the coding sequence ATGGCCCGCGGCGAGCACGGCGACGACGTCCACCTCGACGTCGGGGGGCGCGACGTGCGCATCTCCTCCCCCGACCGGGTCTACTTCCCCGAGCGCGGTGAGACCAAGCTCGACCTCGCGCACTACTACCTCGCCGTCGGCGACGGGATCCTGCGGGCGCTGCGCGAGCGGCCGACGATGCTGCACCGGTTCCCCAAGGGCGTGAGCGGCGCCAAGGTCCACCAGAAGCGGCTGCCGAAGGGCGCGCCCGACTGGGTCGAGACGGTGCGGCTGCACTTCCCGCGGTACGACCTGCACGCCGACGAGCTGTGCCCGACGGAGCTCGGCGCCATCATCTGGGCGGTGCAGATGAGCACCGTCGAGCTGCACCCGTGGAATGTCCGCCGCGCCGACGTCGACCGGCCCGACGAGTGGCGGATCGACCTCGACCCCATGCCGGATGCTCCCTTCGACCGGGTGCGGCGGGTGGCCGGCGTCGTCCACGAGGCCCTCGACGAGCTCGGGGTCGTCGGCTTCCCCAAGACGAGCGGTGGGTCCGGGCTGCACGTCTACGTGCGGGTCGAGCCGCGGTGGGAGTTCGCCGACGTGCGAAGGGCGGCGCTCGCCTTCGCCCGTGAGGTCGAGCGGCGCGCGCCGCAGGACGTGACGACGACGTGGTGGCGCAAGGACCGCGACCCGGCGGCGGTCTTCGTCGACTACAACCAAAATGCCCGCGACCACACGATCGCGGCCGCCTACTCGGTGCGGGGCAATGCCCGCGGGACGGTGTCGACGCCGATCTCCTGGGACGAGATCGCCGACGTCGAGCCGCAGGACTGCACGATCGCGACCGTGCCGGCGCGCTTCGCGCGGGTCGGCGACCTGCACGCGAGCATCGACGACGTCGCGCACGACCTGACGCCGCTGCTCGAGTGGGCCGAGCGTGACGAGGCCGCCGGGCACGAGGGCCCGGCCGACCCCGGCGACTGA
- a CDS encoding GNAT family N-acetyltransferase, with amino-acid sequence MTQIVRPDARYQRSYLEALDEFDGAHRDGDGMLELAADPTTGFAGHDFTREGLEDPEEFRRLVQARRADELPETPRPANFVPCTYLWIAEGDTYLGSISFRHELTDFLLEQGGHIGYSVRPSARRQGHASTALRQVLELAAEMGHERVLITCDEDNVASRATIEGAGGVYEDSRVGKRRYWVPTVVTDRPAGALIG; translated from the coding sequence ATGACCCAGATCGTGCGACCCGACGCCCGCTACCAGCGCTCCTACCTCGAAGCTCTCGACGAGTTCGACGGGGCGCACCGCGACGGCGACGGCATGCTCGAGCTGGCTGCCGACCCGACGACCGGCTTCGCCGGCCACGACTTCACCCGTGAGGGGCTCGAGGACCCCGAGGAGTTCCGCCGTCTCGTGCAGGCCCGCCGCGCCGACGAGCTGCCGGAGACGCCGCGCCCGGCGAACTTCGTCCCGTGCACCTATCTGTGGATCGCCGAGGGCGACACCTATCTCGGGTCGATCTCCTTCCGCCACGAGCTGACCGACTTCCTCCTCGAGCAGGGCGGGCACATCGGCTACTCGGTCCGGCCCTCGGCGCGGCGGCAGGGGCACGCGAGCACCGCCCTTCGTCAGGTCCTGGAGCTCGCCGCCGAGATGGGCCACGAGCGGGTGCTCATCACCTGCGACGAGGACAACGTCGCCTCGCGGGCCACGATCGAGGGCGCCGGCGGGGTCTACGAGGACTCGCGGGTCGGCAAGCGGCGCTACTGGGTGCCGACGGTCGTCACCGACCGGCCGGCGGGCGCGCTCATCGGGTAG
- a CDS encoding NUDIX hydrolase has protein sequence MSVVVVADGPDGEVGRWPLGHGQDPADLLAAHEWAGEPTGSGLVGDDVEVRWRVAALPGPVTPPAVVTGSPGATVLQRLAAYALVVDEGRLLMSQLADWVGGAGGLWTLPGGGVDPGESPVDGVVREVHEEAGQHVVVDELVQVQSRHWVGDVTAGERHEDFHAVRLIHRATCPRPTPAHVVEVDGSTGAAAWVPLGEVGRLPLAEMVRLAWPHVPGGDSYPL, from the coding sequence ATGAGCGTCGTCGTGGTGGCCGACGGCCCGGACGGCGAGGTCGGGCGCTGGCCGCTCGGGCACGGGCAGGACCCGGCCGACCTGCTCGCCGCACACGAGTGGGCGGGGGAGCCGACGGGCAGCGGCCTCGTGGGCGACGACGTCGAGGTGCGCTGGCGGGTGGCCGCGCTGCCCGGCCCGGTGACGCCGCCGGCTGTCGTGACGGGCAGCCCCGGCGCCACGGTCCTGCAGCGGCTCGCCGCCTATGCCCTCGTCGTCGACGAGGGACGGCTGCTCATGTCGCAGCTCGCCGACTGGGTGGGCGGCGCCGGCGGGCTGTGGACGCTGCCCGGCGGTGGCGTCGACCCGGGCGAGTCCCCGGTCGACGGCGTCGTGCGCGAGGTGCACGAGGAGGCCGGGCAGCACGTCGTCGTCGACGAACTCGTGCAGGTGCAGTCGCGTCACTGGGTGGGCGACGTGACGGCGGGGGAGCGGCACGAGGACTTCCACGCCGTGCGACTGATCCACCGGGCGACGTGTCCGCGACCGACGCCCGCGCACGTCGTCGAGGTCGACGGCTCGACGGGCGCTGCGGCATGGGTCCCGCTGGGCGAGGTGGGGCGACTGCCGCTGGCCGAGATGGTCCGGCTGGCCTGGCCGCACGTGCCGGGCGGCGACTCCTACCCGCTGTAG
- a CDS encoding TfoX/Sxy family protein gives MAIDEHLATRVRSDLTDRGIEWQEKRMFGSLIFMVGGSILVGVRGGGGLLARVDPAESADLLADAGPLYAQVADMGGKDMGPSWLDVHPDAVADEAGLTHWIDACLRRGA, from the coding sequence ATGGCCATCGACGAGCACCTCGCCACCCGCGTCCGGTCGGACCTCACCGACCGCGGCATCGAGTGGCAGGAGAAGCGGATGTTCGGCTCCCTGATCTTCATGGTCGGCGGGTCGATCCTCGTCGGGGTGCGCGGCGGGGGAGGGCTGCTCGCGCGCGTCGACCCTGCTGAGAGCGCGGACCTGCTCGCCGATGCCGGCCCGCTCTATGCGCAGGTCGCCGACATGGGTGGCAAGGACATGGGCCCGAGCTGGTTGGACGTGCACCCCGACGCCGTGGCGGACGAGGCCGGCCTGACCCACTGGATCGACGCCTGTCTGCGACGCGGGGCGTAG
- the pcrA gene encoding DNA helicase PcrA: protein MSSLFDDLPDALPGDWTADVTDAGVPAWAMSEEGPTRAAHSAHKRAPERDPEELVAGLNPAQREAVLHEGGPLLIVAGAGSGKTRVLTHRIAYLLAARGAQPGQILAITFTNKAAAEMRERVEDLVGPRAKAMWVMTFHSACVRILRREATKVGMKSSFSIYDAADSQRLIALVMRDLDLDPKRFPPRAMGHRISNLKNELVDEEEYARRVAADEDGQQPGGTHQDQTLSQVYTEYQRRLRQANALDFDDIIMTTVHVLQAFPDVAEHYRRRFRHVLVDEYQDTNHAQYQLVRELVGGADGQAQGEHAVEPSELVVVGDADQSIYAFRGASIRNIIEFEEDYPDARSILLEQNYRSTQTILTAANAVIERNESRRKKNLWTESGSGEPIIGYVGDNEHDEASFIATTIDELHDEHGVRPGDVAVFYRTNAQSRAIEEVFVRVGLPYKVVGGTRFYERREVKDALAYLHVVANPADTVNLRRIINVPKRGIGDRAQAAVAQLADRERIPFVAALGRVEDAPGIATRSVTAVRGFTSLLEGLRELQEEGAGIGDLLAAVLERTGYVAELQASRDPQDETRLENLQELVGVAREFDATREATGEVISLDDFLEQVSLVADADEIPDDEADDQGVVTLMTLHTAKGLEFPVVFLTGMEDGTFPHQRSLGKESELEEERRLAYVGITRARERLHLSRAAVRSAFGAPQYNPASRFLDEIPEHLMRWERTGPPVGPTRSTRTPAVARLAARPGVRSPGNRPVIALSDGDKVTHDSFGLGTVIRVEGEGDKAMAHVDFGGEDGVKRLLLRYAPLEKL from the coding sequence ATGAGCAGCCTCTTCGACGACCTCCCTGATGCCCTGCCCGGTGACTGGACCGCGGACGTGACCGATGCCGGGGTGCCGGCGTGGGCGATGTCCGAGGAGGGGCCCACCCGGGCCGCTCACAGCGCACACAAGCGGGCCCCGGAGCGCGACCCCGAGGAACTCGTGGCGGGGCTCAACCCCGCCCAGCGCGAGGCCGTCCTGCACGAGGGCGGCCCGCTGCTCATCGTCGCCGGCGCCGGCTCGGGCAAGACCCGGGTGCTCACCCACCGCATCGCCTACCTGCTCGCCGCCCGCGGCGCGCAGCCGGGGCAGATCCTCGCGATCACCTTCACCAACAAGGCCGCCGCGGAGATGCGCGAGCGGGTCGAGGACCTCGTCGGGCCGCGGGCCAAGGCGATGTGGGTCATGACCTTCCACTCGGCGTGCGTGCGCATCCTGCGCCGCGAGGCGACGAAGGTCGGCATGAAGAGCAGCTTCTCGATCTACGACGCCGCCGACAGCCAACGGCTCATCGCGCTCGTCATGCGCGACCTCGACCTCGACCCCAAGCGCTTCCCGCCGCGGGCCATGGGCCATCGGATCAGCAACCTCAAGAACGAGCTCGTCGACGAGGAGGAGTACGCCCGCCGGGTCGCGGCCGACGAGGACGGGCAGCAGCCGGGCGGCACCCACCAGGACCAGACCCTCTCGCAGGTCTACACCGAGTACCAGCGGCGGCTGCGTCAGGCCAACGCGCTCGACTTCGACGACATCATCATGACGACGGTGCACGTCCTGCAGGCCTTCCCCGACGTGGCCGAGCACTACCGGCGCCGCTTCCGGCACGTGCTCGTCGACGAGTACCAGGACACCAACCACGCGCAGTACCAGCTCGTGCGCGAGCTCGTCGGCGGGGCGGACGGCCAGGCGCAGGGCGAGCACGCCGTCGAGCCGAGCGAGCTTGTCGTCGTCGGCGACGCCGACCAGTCGATCTACGCCTTCCGCGGGGCCTCGATCCGCAACATCATCGAGTTCGAGGAGGACTACCCCGACGCGCGCTCGATCCTCCTCGAGCAGAACTACCGCTCGACCCAGACGATCCTCACCGCGGCCAATGCCGTCATCGAGCGCAACGAGTCGCGCCGCAAGAAGAACCTGTGGACCGAGTCCGGCTCCGGCGAGCCGATCATCGGCTACGTCGGGGACAACGAGCACGACGAGGCCTCCTTCATCGCCACGACCATCGACGAGCTCCACGACGAGCACGGCGTGCGGCCCGGCGACGTCGCCGTCTTCTACCGGACCAATGCGCAGTCTCGCGCCATCGAGGAGGTCTTCGTCCGGGTCGGTCTGCCCTACAAGGTCGTCGGTGGCACCCGCTTCTACGAGCGAAGGGAGGTCAAGGACGCCCTGGCCTACCTGCACGTCGTCGCCAACCCCGCCGACACCGTCAACCTGCGCCGGATCATCAACGTCCCCAAGCGGGGCATCGGTGACCGGGCCCAGGCCGCCGTGGCCCAGCTCGCCGACCGTGAGCGCATCCCCTTCGTCGCCGCCCTCGGCCGCGTCGAGGACGCACCCGGCATCGCGACCCGTTCCGTGACGGCCGTGCGCGGCTTCACCTCCCTCCTGGAGGGCCTGCGCGAGCTGCAGGAGGAGGGGGCCGGCATCGGCGACCTGCTCGCCGCGGTCCTCGAGCGCACCGGCTACGTCGCCGAGCTGCAGGCCAGTCGTGACCCGCAGGACGAGACCCGACTCGAAAACCTGCAGGAGCTCGTCGGGGTCGCCCGCGAGTTCGACGCGACGCGTGAGGCGACCGGCGAGGTCATCAGCCTCGACGACTTCCTCGAGCAGGTGAGCCTCGTCGCCGACGCCGACGAGATCCCCGACGACGAGGCCGACGACCAGGGCGTCGTCACCCTCATGACCCTGCACACGGCCAAGGGCCTGGAGTTCCCCGTCGTCTTCCTCACCGGCATGGAGGACGGCACCTTCCCGCACCAGCGCAGCCTGGGCAAGGAGAGCGAGCTCGAGGAGGAGCGGCGGCTGGCCTATGTCGGCATCACCCGCGCCCGCGAGCGGCTGCACCTGTCGCGGGCGGCGGTGCGCAGCGCCTTCGGCGCGCCGCAGTACAACCCTGCGTCACGCTTCCTCGACGAGATCCCCGAGCACCTCATGCGGTGGGAGCGGACGGGGCCGCCGGTCGGCCCGACCCGCTCGACCCGCACACCGGCCGTCGCCCGCCTCGCGGCCCGCCCCGGCGTGCGCTCGCCCGGCAACCGTCCGGTCATCGCGCTGTCCGACGGTGACAAGGTCACGCACGACAGCTTCGGGCTCGGCACGGTGATCCGGGTCGAGGGTGAGGGCGACAAGGCGATGGCCCACGTCGACTTCGGTGGGGAGGACGGCGTCAAGCGCCTGCTGCTCCGCTACGCCCCGCTCGAAAAGCTCTGA
- a CDS encoding MFS transporter, which yields MREDLSLLRERRFASLFEARTLSMLGLAFAPVALAFGILRLPGADAGTLSLVVASEAIPHVLGLLLGGVVADRYPRRLVMFTGECLSLVAWLGIGTMLLLGWAPIPLVCAFAVLTGLAGAVVWPVLSGIIPEVAPPDRLQSANALLAVGANVARVGGLVAAGAVVVLIGPGWALVTAAAVYAAAATFAWRIGSTQRPGREGGTSVLAELQEGWVEFSSREWLWVVVAQFALLILAWQGAHTVLGPVVAEAELGGAGAWSAILTGEAIGMLVGVLVALRLRPRRPILVGVLLTSLTALPYLLLGLGAPLALVVVAGFAMGLGMDTFTVLWQTTMQREVPAEALSRVASYDAFGSMLFGPVGVLLAGPAAVHLGAHTALLVCAAIILVSCLLALLSREVRTLRAPEVAAPVPEGAYPTPVDPATP from the coding sequence ATGCGCGAGGACCTGAGCCTGCTGCGGGAGCGGCGCTTCGCGTCGCTCTTCGAGGCACGTACTCTGTCGATGCTCGGGCTGGCCTTCGCGCCGGTGGCGCTGGCCTTCGGCATCCTGCGTCTGCCCGGGGCCGACGCCGGGACGCTCTCGCTCGTCGTCGCCTCGGAGGCGATCCCACACGTGCTCGGCCTGCTCCTCGGCGGGGTCGTCGCCGACCGCTACCCGCGGCGGCTCGTGATGTTCACCGGCGAGTGCCTCTCGCTCGTCGCGTGGCTGGGCATCGGCACGATGCTGCTCCTCGGGTGGGCGCCGATCCCGCTCGTGTGCGCCTTCGCCGTCCTCACCGGTCTCGCCGGCGCGGTCGTGTGGCCGGTGCTGTCCGGCATCATCCCCGAGGTCGCCCCGCCCGACCGGCTGCAGTCGGCCAATGCGCTGCTCGCGGTGGGCGCCAACGTCGCTCGCGTCGGCGGGCTCGTCGCCGCGGGCGCGGTCGTCGTCCTCATCGGCCCCGGCTGGGCGCTCGTCACGGCCGCCGCCGTGTACGCCGCTGCCGCCACCTTCGCGTGGCGCATCGGCTCGACCCAACGCCCCGGACGCGAAGGGGGGACCTCCGTCCTCGCCGAGCTGCAGGAGGGGTGGGTCGAGTTCTCCTCCCGCGAGTGGCTGTGGGTGGTCGTCGCGCAGTTCGCCCTGCTCATCCTCGCCTGGCAGGGCGCCCACACGGTCCTCGGCCCGGTGGTCGCCGAGGCCGAGCTCGGCGGGGCCGGTGCGTGGTCGGCGATCCTCACCGGCGAGGCGATCGGCATGCTCGTCGGGGTGCTCGTGGCCCTGCGCCTGCGGCCCCGTCGCCCGATCCTCGTCGGCGTGCTCCTCACCTCGCTCACGGCCCTGCCCTACCTCCTCCTCGGGCTGGGCGCGCCGCTGGCACTCGTCGTGGTCGCGGGCTTCGCGATGGGGCTGGGCATGGACACCTTCACCGTCCTGTGGCAGACGACGATGCAGCGGGAGGTCCCCGCCGAGGCCCTCTCGCGGGTGGCCTCCTACGACGCCTTCGGGTCGATGCTCTTCGGCCCCGTCGGGGTGCTGCTCGCCGGACCGGCGGCGGTCCACCTCGGCGCGCACACCGCCCTGCTCGTGTGCGCGGCGATCATCCTCGTCTCCTGCCTGCTCGCCCTGCTCTCGCGGGAGGTGCGCACCCTGCGGGCACCGGAGGTGGCCGCCCCGGTGCCCGAGGGCGCCTACCCGACACCGGTCGACCCGGCGACACCCTGA
- a CDS encoding quinone oxidoreductase translates to MATMRALVVTRHGGPEVLALEDREVPEPGPGEALVEVAAGGVNFIDVYQREGIYPTEPPYVAGFEAAGTVRAIGKGASVAVGDRVAWSMTSGLHAELVLADSTRLLPVPDDVDLQTACAATLQGMTAHALVTDCVRVEEGTVAVVHAAAGGVGQLLTQMITNRGGTVIATAGSDAKLEIARSRGASEVINYARSEDLAADIAAAARRLGADAGVDVVYDGVGQATFDASLASLRLRGTLVLFGAASGQVPPVDLQRLNSGGSLFVTRPTLAHYIVERDELLMRGREVFADIAAGRLDIAIHHAYPFAEAAEAYRALEGRQTTGKVILVP, encoded by the coding sequence ATGGCCACCATGCGCGCGCTCGTCGTCACCCGCCACGGAGGACCCGAGGTCCTCGCCCTGGAGGATCGGGAGGTGCCCGAGCCGGGGCCGGGCGAAGCGCTCGTCGAGGTGGCCGCCGGCGGCGTCAACTTCATCGACGTCTACCAGCGCGAGGGGATCTACCCGACCGAGCCGCCGTACGTCGCGGGCTTCGAGGCGGCGGGAACGGTGCGCGCGATCGGCAAGGGCGCATCGGTGGCCGTCGGCGACCGGGTCGCCTGGTCGATGACCTCGGGCCTGCACGCCGAGCTCGTCCTCGCCGACTCCACACGACTGCTCCCCGTGCCCGACGACGTCGACCTCCAGACCGCTTGTGCCGCAACCCTGCAGGGCATGACCGCGCACGCACTCGTCACCGACTGCGTGCGCGTCGAGGAGGGCACCGTCGCCGTCGTGCACGCCGCGGCCGGTGGCGTCGGGCAGCTGCTGACGCAGATGATCACGAACCGCGGCGGCACCGTCATCGCGACCGCAGGGTCGGACGCCAAGCTCGAGATCGCTCGCTCCCGGGGCGCCTCCGAGGTCATCAACTACGCCCGGAGCGAGGACCTCGCCGCCGACATCGCTGCCGCCGCACGCCGGCTCGGCGCCGACGCGGGCGTCGACGTCGTCTACGACGGGGTGGGCCAGGCGACCTTCGACGCGTCGCTGGCCTCTCTGCGCCTCCGGGGCACGCTCGTGCTCTTCGGCGCGGCGTCGGGGCAGGTGCCCCCCGTCGACCTGCAACGGCTCAACTCGGGCGGCTCGCTCTTCGTCACCCGACCGACGCTGGCCCACTACATCGTCGAGCGCGACGAGCTGCTGATGCGCGGGCGTGAGGTCTTCGCCGACATCGCCGCCGGGCGACTCGACATCGCGATCCACCACGCCTACCCCTTCGCCGAGGCCGCCGAGGCCTACCGCGCGCTCGAGGGACGGCAGACGACGGGCAAGGTCATCCTCGTCCCCTGA
- a CDS encoding endonuclease domain-containing protein has translation MSVIPLLVAQRGGSATRAEILEATTPWALQRALEEGVVVRHRRGVYGLPLDGDHHRAAELGVHLSHRSAALHHGLGVLHAPTRPEMVTRRDRGISAPEDVALRFRPLTPDDLGVRVTTPLRTVVDCARDLDLPEALAVADSALRSRLVSPRQLKDADLPRTGRVAARRVLDLASAKAVNPFESGLRGLAVQADDRGWVPQVPITLRDGRTLHADVGDPVTRVALEADSHEFHKKREDVRRDCWRYDEMILAGWVVLRFAWEHVMFKPDWVREVIAWVVRQRVSSCSSLIA, from the coding sequence ATGTCAGTCATCCCACTGCTCGTGGCCCAGCGCGGCGGCAGCGCCACCCGCGCCGAGATCCTCGAGGCGACCACACCCTGGGCTCTGCAGAGAGCGCTGGAGGAGGGTGTCGTCGTCCGACACCGCCGCGGCGTCTACGGGCTGCCGCTCGACGGTGACCACCACCGCGCTGCCGAGCTCGGGGTGCACCTCAGTCACCGGTCCGCTGCTCTGCACCACGGTCTGGGTGTGCTCCACGCACCGACGAGACCGGAGATGGTCACGCGGCGGGACCGCGGCATCAGCGCGCCCGAGGACGTGGCGCTGCGCTTCAGGCCACTCACGCCCGATGATCTGGGGGTGCGCGTGACCACCCCGCTGCGTACGGTCGTCGACTGCGCCCGCGACCTCGACCTCCCAGAGGCTCTGGCTGTCGCGGACTCGGCGCTGCGGTCAAGGCTGGTCAGTCCACGCCAGCTGAAGGACGCGGACCTGCCCCGCACGGGACGCGTTGCGGCCCGCCGGGTGCTCGACCTCGCGTCGGCCAAGGCCGTCAACCCCTTCGAGTCAGGGCTGCGTGGACTGGCGGTCCAGGCCGACGACCGCGGCTGGGTCCCCCAGGTGCCGATCACCCTGCGGGACGGGAGGACCCTGCACGCCGACGTGGGCGACCCAGTGACCCGCGTCGCGCTCGAGGCCGACAGCCACGAGTTCCACAAGAAGCGTGAGGACGTGCGCAGAGACTGCTGGCGCTACGACGAGATGATCCTCGCGGGCTGGGTCGTGCTCCGGTTTGCCTGGGAGCACGTGATGTTCAAGCCCGACTGGGTGCGCGAGGTCATCGCCTGGGTCGTGCGACAGCGCGTGTCGTCCTGCAGTTCACTCATCGCATGA
- a CDS encoding type II toxin-antitoxin system RelE/ParE family toxin — translation MTIHLTQHAADDLLRARDHYADVSATLRDRFLADVDVAFERILMFPSGAPPVDGMRGLRRARLRAIPFGVFYRVESTRDILVVRVLHTRQDRTTEIADR, via the coding sequence GTGACGATCCACCTCACGCAACATGCCGCCGACGACCTGCTGCGTGCCCGTGACCACTACGCCGATGTCAGCGCGACCCTCCGAGACCGATTCTTGGCGGACGTCGACGTCGCGTTCGAGCGCATCCTGATGTTTCCGTCGGGAGCCCCGCCCGTCGATGGGATGCGCGGTCTTCGCCGCGCCAGGTTGCGCGCCATCCCCTTCGGTGTGTTCTACCGGGTCGAGAGCACCCGCGACATCCTCGTCGTCAGGGTCCTCCACACCCGGCAAGACCGCACCACCGAGATCGCAGACCGATGA